The Pleuronectes platessa chromosome 22, fPlePla1.1, whole genome shotgun sequence region GAAAGctgaaatattattattataaaaaaaacagaaaatacagaatCAGAGCATTGGTTTGTGCATAAACTTAGTTTTTTATGTGAAGGTTTCTTCCTGCACAGAAAACTGCGAGGTGAAAACATTGTAGTACAGTGGGAACCAATTATAGTGAAGAATTGTGTATCTTCAGTATGGAGTCCCAGAACTTGAGGGAAAGGAAACAGTCGGCCCCGAGCTTTGTGGTTCTGTGGCTGTGAGCAGCTTTGGTCCCTGGAGCCGTGAGCTCTGCCCCGGGgcagtgcaccccccccccggtgTCTGCCTCCCGGTGTCTGCCCCGGGCTCAGAACCACGCCCACCTGACTTTCGGCCAGGAGAAACCCCCTGCTGTGTTTATGTAACCAACAAACAGTGGGATTCTGTCTTCCGGCCGTGAATGAATTTCAATGTCAATGTGACAAACATGACATCATGGAGCCGCCTGCCCCCACGCTGTGTCGGAGCGGCCTGAGtcatcgctgctgctgctgctgagcacgacaccatcacacacactgtgtcgcAACTCACAGCTGCACACGCAACAAAGGGAATCTCGATCGGAGCCGGTGAGTCAGTAACAGGAAGGAAACCTAATTAAGCCATCGtgtaaaaagaaacaacacagtTTGATGTGATTGTTCAAGTGGAGTTAATTCTCACTTGAAGTGCAGGTCCTTGAACGTGAAGTGCGTCTCCACAATGCCTGTGGTTTTGACTCGGGTCCTCAGGACATCCTGCTGGGTTGGGATGTAGGTGGCCTGGGATATCCTGTCCAGATCGTTCAAGTAgctgcgaggaggaggaggaggagacggtcaaggaggaggaggaggaagaagagggaaaagaggaagagagagaagaagggtgAAGAGAATCAAAGGagggtgagagggaggaggagggaaacgaGTGGGAGAAACTGTGTCAGAAGCATCAAGGGCCAGTGCGTTCAAACCAATCAGGTTAGATCCTTTCAGACTGGAAACCAGTCATGATTCAAACTTTCCTGTTGGAACAACATTTGAGTGGAAAATGACTTCATGTTGTGAAATCTGAGGATTTTCTTTCAACGTTATTTCGCAAAATTTTGGGATTGAGCCGTGACAATGAGTTCCCATCAACACACAGGCTCAGCTGATCACGAGTCAGtcacacctgtcaatcatcaagTTTCAACAACATCTTtatgtgtacttttacttttgagtCCTTCATCTTTAGATACAGTCTATAACCTGGAAACACACTTAAGACATCAAATACAGGACTGTTCTGTGTTGAATTGAGACGTGATGGCACTGGGTTTAGTGGTTTGAGCTCTTTTCACTGAGACGTGACTGAACTGTTGTTTGGTCTGTGCTCGGTGGATTCCCTGCAGGTTCCTTCCTGGGTTCGAAGGAAACGCAGCTGAAGTGGAAACTTCCTACTTAaaagtgtgaatgtgtttgtggtgtAATGGATAAACCGTCTGTCCAGGGTGCTGCTCAACATTGTTCTGCTCGTGAATGGGAATAAAGAGGAATAGGATGGAtgctgtttgtcagcaggattactcaaaggAGCAGATtcaggatttgtttttaaactttcttgAACATTGTGACAGAGGGCGTTGTTTTGACCTTTCTAACTGGTTTCATCTTTTTGAAAAGAGCCATTAGCTGTGGGCCatttgttgggccttggcactTAAAGTGGATTTTaggcttttttttattcctctaaCTAAAACCCCTGTTCAGTGAAAATCCCCTAAACTTCCACACAGCAAAACAACATGTACTCTATTTTGCTCATGAGCCTGGTTTGCTTTGAAGTCCCTCAATTATCAAACTGAAAATGTGGCCTGAAACATTTTTCTTAAAATCACTTTGAAGGGAATTGATTGACATTTGGCAcatgaatacattttcaatcTTTTATGATATGAAACAAATTTCTCTTTGGGTTTGGATCTGATGACCCGACAATAATTTGAATATGTCTTATTGAGTTCTGATCCATTTTtagaaaagattttttttaaatatatctttaGGTCATTTATAAAAACCAAATAGAAAATATTCCACAGGTTCATCGGTTATTAAAATACTCATGACTTCAGCTCAAATTTGGTTTACCCTTGAACTGAAATTCAAAGCCGATTTAATAGAAGTCactttttaaaagtaactaaaacATAAGAACCAaattaatttttattaattctCCACAAAAGCTGAGTTTTTATTCATTGAGTATTTTTGTATCTCTGGGTCCAGGTGTCAGATTTACTTATTATAATATCTAGTTATTATATACACACAAGAGCCTTCACACTCCCTTGACCCGACCTCAAGGTTACTTCTGAGGAAAGGAGAAAGATTAGTGACCTCCACTTTCTACCAGACAAACACCAGTAATCTCTCCTTCCAGTAAACAAGCCTGTTGTTTGTCTTCCAGGGAATtaagtgaagaaagaaagaaaaaaaacacacaaggtcTAACAATAGTGTTTTTTGTTCATGAAAAGCCTCTGGACAGCAGGATTAGAGGAACCAATCAGAAAAATGACCAACGACTGCGGTTCCCTCGGCGCGTGTCGCCAGTGCTGATGTTTGTTCTTCTGCAGCCGAACAGACGAATGGCTTTTCTCCCCACGAAGCTCAGGAGCTGCCTTGTGATGATATCACTCATTTCGATGCCAAGGGCTCTTGCACAATATGCACGGTATTCAAGCCGGGGGAGAAAAGTAACAGTGTGGAGGATCTTGtttctgtgattggctgatttctcttttttactttttaagcAAATGCTCCTGCGCTGAGGTGCGAGGTCAAAGATCCTTTATTCTCTCCGGCCGCCGCTGCCGCTCTTCAGGGCTGACAGAGGAGGACAAATATTGACAGTCTGAAAGTCCAGACAGACGCGTGACGCTGCAGCTCTCTGTTCTCTGAGCACGGCCAGAGGCTGGGACGCGTGGCGGGTGGAGGTCCCAACGATACACAGCCTCAAATaacgaattaaaaccaaacgCACTGGAAACATGAACACTGGACAGATCCCACATTCCAGAAaagtgtattttgactttttggtttggtccatgtcacatccactaacatagaggaggcagggtttatgacctatactgcagcttGCCACCAGgggaggagctgtcatgtcttccACCTTTATTTACAATCCACAATTAAAAGTAATTGACAGAATTTACAAAGTGTGTCCTGATGCAACCTTAgacgtgtgactgtgtgtgtgtgtgtgtgtgtctgtgtgtgtgactcactaTGCTGCCGAGTCGTTGAGCTGATATTCGCGGGAGCGGCTGAAGCAGGCCTGAACGCCTCCGTCCTTCCAGAGACGTTTGATGACGCCAGCGAGCTCCGCCGTCATGAAGCCTTCCTCGGCCGAGCCGGCGAGCACAAACAGCTGCCGGGCATCGTCCTGGCgaatggtgaaaaaaaaaaaaaaaaaaaggtgtagtCAATATCAACTTGAGTGACAATCTTAGTAATTGCACCACCCTTATTGTTCACACTAATCTGCTTCCAAGCTAAAATGCCAGTAGCAGGGTTGTCAGATCATTTCAGAGACAAGATTTATTTGTTCCTGTGCACATGCGAGGGCAAGTCGGGACCTTTCTCAATAACAAGGCGTCAAAGCATTTCCTTGGAATTTAACAcgataaaaaaacactttaaattacTTATTAACAGCCTCTGAATTCCTGACTACAACCAAGCCTTAAGATTTACTTTCCCATGAGCCTTTTTCCTGAGAATCCAATGTTTGCAACGCCACAAATTCACTCTAAACTGAATtacatctctctctccgtcACTCACAGCTCTCGCGGCGTCGCCAAAGTCGATCTTGAGGCGGCCCATGGCTCTGATGATGGCGATGATGGACTGGATTGTGTTGCTGTAAACCACGGCCTTGTACTGCTTACATTCCTCTTCTGAGTAGCCTGCCTCATGGATGATcctgcagaaagagagagagaggggggggggggggggaccagggTCAGGAATCTGGTCCTTTTTCTGCACCGTTAAACAAAACGTCTTCTTCCTTGACTTCCTTTTCTCCACGGCTCTTATTTTAATATCCCTTTCAGCACTCGGACCTGACATGCTCATTGGAAACGTCTGCAGAATTATTGTCAGGCCACAGTGTCTCTAATCTCCGTGCACTTTGGTTTTGGACGCTTTAAAATGTGGTCATCCAGAGAGAAGAAGCTCCTTTCACACAGACCGTCATGGGCCTCAGACCAGAACATCTTCTTCACAAAACATCAGCTGAATGCACACAATCGAATATAATGTCGGATTCCAGCTATTTAGCAATTTTACTTGAAGGACAAAGTATAAAAGTACCATGTCGCAAGTGAGGAGAAAGAAGTGGgaagtgtttgtatttgtgtttcttttaatagttatttataataaagataatggtaaaaactgtaaaatataaagcCTCAATTAAATGTCTTGTTCATAAGGGTTTGAAAAAGTCATAGAGTTACTCCTTACTATCGTTACTGGCCCCTAAAAAATCCCCATCAGCCAGCTTCTAGTATTACGCATTAATAAGTATAAACTCTAAAGTAAATATGAAATTTATAAAAGAGTTTAAGTTAGTAAAATAACATTTCTAGATGTGCAGCCTTCAGCTCTTCCTCCCCAGGTGAAGAACAAAGAGGAGAAGTAAGAGCAGCTGCTTTATAAGCCATGTctccagcatgtgtgtgtgtctactggTTTatgtagtacacacacacacacacacacactttgtatgTATGATGGGATGGAGTCATGTTTTCTGCTTCTGTCTTCTTCATGGTCCATTAACAGGAGGCACCTGTTTGTGCTGTGATTCCCGGAGCATATCATCATCCAGAGGGAGATGCTACGAGAGCACGAGTTGTCGTTTgacacagtttgtgttgtggataataaaaaaacactctGTGAAAACAATAGCTGATTGCAAAAAGTCATTATCGACAAAAGTCATTATCAAAACGCTTGAAGAAGACATTGATTGTTTCTGTGTCACAAAGAATTAGACGCGACTCACTTCATCTGCTTGACAATTGTACTTTTCCCCGATTCACCAGCACCTggaacagaaaaaggaaaaaagacaaTTATTCGTCTGTAAATACTTCAAATTAATTTACTCCTGTAGCAAGCAAAAAATTCAATAAGGACAGAAGTGTGGCCGAAAGTATCTGACGAGGAACCACGACAATGAAACCACTTCATCTCAGCAGAACTGAGaatttgcatgtctgtgtgtgtgtctgtgcctgtgtgtgtgtgcgagtgtgtttcTAAGTTAAAAGAAGTTATTACAGTTCTGGTTAGGCCGGTGCTCCAGGGATTTCCAGTCTAATATACTGATTAGTAGTAATACCAGCTCGGTCAGATGACTGATCCGTGATCGTGCTtcactcctctgtgtctgaacctCATGTAATATTAtcagaaaactgtgtgtgtggaatgttATCAGTCGTGGTTTCGCATCACGCTGTCTCTGCGTAGAGGCTCCTGGCCGTAGAGCGGCATGTGACTTAGCAGTGAAACGGATTATTATCATCGACGGtggctgggtggggggggggggggagagaccaTGACCGTCGGCTTTTTGCTTCGCCGATCTCTCTCAAACGTCACCGCTCCATGGCAACAGCTCTCGTTATATCCAGGACATCTCTAGTGTGAGGCCACAGTCACCTGAGGAGGCTTTGTGGTtgcgtgtttgcgtgtgtgtgtgtgtgtgtgtgtctgtgtgtctgtgtgtgacatgCTGGCTTCCACAGAGAGCGTTATGTATTATGCATCTGCTGCTCTTTTTCCTCGACTGTATTTGATGCCCTCACTAGGAAGTTGCCCTTTAGCTGAAATCGTCCCCCCCGCCTGACCAAAGCCACCTGTGATGTCCTCATAAACCACATTGATCCGACTGTGACGTGCCGGACAATAAACACCAGATCTACTAATGTGCTCCCAGCGTCCCCACATCAGAGGAGACCTACAAGGGAGGCAAACCAGCCGGCTGTCAGTGGCGTCACGTTGCCACTAGGGACGATTTTCCCTggtaaatgccccccccccccggccctggCTGCTGAATACTGGGAAACTAGAATCACGTCATGACATCTAACGATGTATTTTACCCCGTGACACTGTCAGCAGAGACAAGATGGCTTGTTCTGGTATAATaaatccccccccaccaccaacaCCCACACCCCTTAAACTAGTTCCACATTTCTTgattctgcaaaaacaaaaagaacatgCCAACGCTGCGTTTCTGACACAGGGCAACTCCTGCTGAAAGTAACTATCAATACAAATTTAAcccagaatgaatgaatgaataaatatatagatgCATTCCACAGCTGTGTGCACGTCTGGATTCCCACAAACTTGCCCTGCATGCTGATAGTGCAGCGCTGGCACTTCACCTACAGTATAATTGGATGAAATCCACCTGAGGACACATTATTTTAATTACGTGTCACCACTCGGGTGCTGGAGCGGCCTGGAGGGAggggatgttgtgtgtgtgtgtgtgtgtgtgtgactgtgtgtgtgtgtgttagactgTGTGTGTCGGTACAGTGGCAGCTCCCTGGGCTTCCAGGCTAAACACTCAGCTGTGCTAATCCCTGTGGAACTCGCCACGCAGACGGTGGCAGATGTACCTCGCTGCTCAACTGGgcacagccgggggggggggagctggcaCAGCCACGCTCGGCCCAGTTCAAGACGCCAGAGTACGTCGCAATGTGGGACTTGGGAAAAGCCACTTTGAGACTAGGAGCTCACGTCGAATCCAAAGTAAGCTCCTATAAAAATGATAAGAAAAATTTTTATCTTACTGCTCATAATTTAACTTCTCCCTCTGCCACTTTGTTTGAGAGGAAATTTTGGTTTGATTTGAATAATAATCTCTGAGCagaaaaataaacttatttGAATAACTTTAAGTCTTGTTTTGATTGCTGATCATTCAGCTTTTATCagttgaacaaaacaaaacatctgtatGTGAATAACTGCAGCCCCATCTTCATAAATCAGATTATAGTTATTTTACcttttaagctttttttttttctatatttggcCGTCAAACACAACTTCCCAAAAAGGTGTGTTTCCAGATCGTAATCATTTGCACATAATCAGAAAGGAGAGTTCCTCATATTTTACCAAACGGATGATTCAGACGAGTTCGGGCTGTTGAGAAATACTTGTGAACAATTTGCGTCAAGAACTGAAATGAATCATGACACAAACATATAATTGCGAAAAACATCAAAACCAAATTGTGTCAGAGACATGTTTTACCACATCTGTTCACAGacagttaataaataaaaacaaaaaaacatccacaGAGATCGGTTTACTCATTCTGAGCATTTCAGTGGTTATAGCTGGACAGATATTATGAATTCAAGGCCTGACCCTCATCACAATCAATGAGATGTGAGCTACATGTTTATGTAAGCGTCCTCTTAACACCAGGGATATCATCAGGGTGTGGCTCCTGTCAGAGCCCCGAGGCCTGAGGAATACAAAACAGGGTCGGACGGAGCCGATGGCCCGGCGGCTCAGGGCCAGGAAAAGGTTTATGCAGGCGGAGCTGACTGCCAGGGACCACTTAGGAGGAGAAGGTCGCTCTCCTCCAGGAATCACAATACGTCATCGGCGTGTTATGTTGAAGGTAAATCAAAGTTCAGAACAATCACAACTCGGCTGATCTGCCAAAGTTTCCTGAGATTTCCAGCAGGTTTTACACCTCAAACCAGGAATTCAACAGAAAAGGGTCCTCGCCATTACAATAATGACATCCCGACAATGTACTGTAATGTACTGTGCTCTCTGATTATGATAAATTATTCCTAATGTCCCGTAGCGTAAGGAAATGACTGAAATGTATTTTGACCACGAGTGTTGCAAGATGTGTTCCCtataattattaaattatggaGAAGAAGGTTATTTTCATTCTTGGGCTGCCGAGCTAGTGAGAACACACAGGGGGCCGGTGAAACTCTGCTCTTCTAGCCAAGTGGGCCAGTGGGGGAAAAACTGTTAGTGTTGGACGCTGCAGAAACACAAGAGTTGTCCTGATTttgactttcacacacacacacgtacacacacgtacacacacgtagaGCTTTCAGGGAGACATGGAAACACAGGCCTAACCTACTGCTCCTCATGCAGAGTCAGGTTACACGCCCTCAGCTTTGATACGCCCACCCCAGGACAGCTCCAGCGCTTCCAAACCACTGGAACAGCTGGTTTCTGTTTCTGGTGGTTCGAACTATTTTAGGAATATCCAAGCAAACCATTGCAGTGAAAAAGGAGGttcattcttcttctcctcctcctcactgattaCAGAGAATTTTCCATTTGCAAACCGCAAACGCATCTTCCCTCCTGGAACTCCCTCTGGTTGATCTTCCTCGAGGTACGAAGGCAGCGAGGAatgattttaaaaacagcagcagtgaatGTCTAATGTGATAAATGGATATCAATCTTCCTTTCACGGATTAACAATACATCTCTGCTAATTCACCTGGAAAATCTTAAATAGATCCCTTGCATGGCAACCACaatttcactttctctttttttccttcagtaGGTCGTACGTCATGTCGGCTTTGAGGTCAAATCCCTGGCATGGAGAGAGCTCTGcatgggtcggggggggggggggggggggggacatgctgCCGTCCACAGTTTGCAGAGAACTCCAAGGACTGAAGGAGGACTTCTGAAGTTTGGCCCAATGTGCTAACCACATTAGTGATGCCACATGAAGCCAACACCATTCCCCCATTTCTTCAGTCTTTCACTCTCAGTCACAAAcgtccctcttcctcttttgcATTCTCTCTTTTATGAATTAAAGTCCCTCTCGCAGATtaattcctctttttcttttccctcgtCCTCTTGCAGGATTTTAGTATGAGTCAATCGTGAAGAACTCCAGGATGCTCCGAGCGGGTTCTGCCCAGCGGGGGGGACGAGCGTGTGAAATCACAGCGATCAATCTGCTTGGTGGCAGATCTGTGGAAGATTGTTTTTTCACACATGTAATGGCAAAGACTTGACTTTACTAATAATTTCATCCAGCGACAATTAAAGTACTTTTTATTGTCAGGGTCTTCAAGAACTGGAACACTGTCGTTCTGGTCACATCATTTCTAAAATATGGGAAACCTTCAAGAGAGTGAACAATGACAAAAGTTGGACCATTATTAATAGAATCTTCCCACTGATACACGACAGCTATAGAAGGAGTAATTAGGCTGCGGAAATTGTAATCTATTTTAGCATGTAGATATGAATAGTAGGATAATTGGGTCCAGGAGatgagagggaaaaaagagagagccaAATAAAGATGGAGAGCTAAATGAGAAACGTGTTCGGTGTTCTCCACAGAAAGACAAAAGGAACCTGAGGCTGCCGGCAGGTTTGGACTTGACTCACAGACAGAGATCCTTATATGTTTCCCAggcaaaatctttttttcaatgcaAGATGAATGATTTCATTAGTCGAGAACTTGTCCCTCACGATCGTATGAATGTTCAAACTTTGATTAAAGACGACAGCCCTAATCGGCACAAATATTGTGTATCATTTGGTAGATACACAAGAGACTTTGTCTAGCAGCTTACAACACACTTCTACAGGACTGCCAGCGCCTTCCTATCAAGACACACTTTGTTGACTTTTTAATCTTTAGAGGAGAGGACCGTGAATCAACAACTCAGGAACAGAATCTTCCCGGCGACCAATCAGCAGGATAAACAACTCAACCCGCTGTAACGAAGGCCCCTCGGCTCTCTGCTGTGGAGCCCTTTCATTTTTAATGCTGCACTCGTTGGGAGTGTCATCTTACGGGGCcctcttctcctttctcctgGCGTCTCTGGCACCGGCTGTGTGTCACTTTTAGCGGTAACCTAAAGAGCGACCATACCGAATGGATTGTACCCAAGTGGCAGGGTTGTTGTGCAAGGAGCAGCCATGCTTTCCAACCGGAGACAGCACGGGTGAActactgctgataaaacctcaTATTCCACCCTGCAGCAGCCGAGCAGAAACTTGACCCAACATGCTCGCTTTCAAATCAACAAGCCCCACCTGGCCTCCGGAGCACCTGTGGAATGTAGTCTACCTTTAACAAGAAAATATGTACGTTCATGTTGAAACAAGGCAAAACTGACGTCTCAAAAATGCCATTTTACGCCCTTGAAATGCAACGATTGGGTCATTTTTCATGAACAATAACACTAAGAGAAGCAAATTGTGTTAAAATAAGTGAAAGAACTGTGAGGGGATCTTGTTTATCTTGCTCGGGCTGACAAGTCTGTCCACAAAGGCCTCTAGCAGCTCCTCCACTGGGCCTTCTGTCGGGTGTTTGCCTGCTATTGATACTGGCTTCAGCGTTTGTGTCCTGGTAACCCAcataccgtgtgtgtgtgcatgtcaacATTTCCCCAAAGCCAGCCACCTGAAGGGCTGGTGGAAAAGTCCTTCACCTATGCTCTCTATTTACAAGGATAACAGTGTTTCTCCACGTGCACAGGTAAAGCTGTCAATCCTGCATATTAGCTGGATTCTGGAGTTCCAGATACGTCACAGGGTGCCGGGTAACATGACTAAAAAATTTCCAATAAAGACTTGATGCGTCCTCAAGGTAGATTTGTGATTCATCAATTCACTGGAAGCACAAATAACCTTTTGTTTGGCGGATTCTGACGCTACCGCCGGGGATTTAAAGAGGATCTGAAAGTAACAGATAAAAGGTCATCGCAAAATTGGCGATTGCTGAGAGGGTCATGACGCATCCATCCCCACATCAGTGTGTAATGTCAGACAGCTGCTTGGCCATTTGTTTTTGtgccaatttgtttttaaacggCTGCTATTTCCTGCTCAGGTTCACCACCCTCCATCATTCAACCACCACGTtactgtcatttcctgtcattcCAGCCCCTTTTCAGGACAACATGAATCAGTCGCTGAGCAAGAGTTTACTTTGCATAACAAACGAGGAGCCGGGCGATAAGACGAGTTTAAAAACCACAACGTTGACTCAACTAAGAAGTCTTTGAACGCACAATGTGTAACTTTGGCAGCTAGGGGGTCTCTCCATCACAACAATGACCTGagacctagtttgatgacgTCGTGAATCCCTACCATGGCCGATGGAAATCTACTGGATGCATATTGTGTTCATGGAAGCGGGAATTAAACGTATTTAAGTTTTTGTTCACGTTACCCAACAAACAGCAACGATTAATCGTGATCCAAACAGCTGACTGGCTTAACGGCTAGTGTTTGGGTGCGTAAGTTATCGATTCTGTGCGTGATTTATAAAGAGAGGACGTCCGAAACTCACGTAACAAACTTCGCGCCAACCTTCCACGTTGTTGTTCCGACAAGAGAAGCCCTTCACGTGAATCTTTACCATTCAGAAACTGATTTACAGATTATCCCGGACACCGCGTTGACCTCGCTGTGTGTCAGCGACATTTAAATCGAGGAATTGTCACCTCATCGTTTTCTTTTCGCGATAATTAGTGAGATCGGTTGATGTGAAAAGTTGAGCCTGAGAGAATTCTTGGTCTCAGCTGGAAAGGACAATTTGACAAACTTGAATCCCAAACCAGTGACTGATCCATTAAATACCTCTGGAAATGGCCTGGACTCAGCAAAAGTTGGGGCCCCTGATGAactgggagggagggggggggctgttttcACTGCATCCACACAGAGGAAATGTGCCATTGTTGAGGGGACTTAGTGAAACAAATGGCTGAATGGCTGAATGGACGTGATGCCTACCGCAGAGCAGGGGAGCAAGCAAACGAGAAATGAACTTGCCATGTGTGTGAATCCCAGTAAAACGGATTAATGTTAAGTTAAGGGTGttttttaaggggggggggggggggggacatttaaAGGCTGTTGACAGATGGAACTAGCAcgaggggagtgtgtgtgtgtgtgtgtgtgtgtgtgtgtgtgtgtgtgtgtgtgtgtgtgtgtgtgagtgtgtgtgtctctgtgcgtgtgtgtgtgtctgtgccagcGATGCGGAATTGAAACTCAAGGCTTCGATTAACCGACAGCACCATGGGGCTTGGAGGGGGGGGTACCTCTCCTCCCCGTGTGTCCGCTCAGCTCGCACCACCGCCCGGGAGAAGTTCTCCTCCTGCCCCGGtccccacctccaccaccaccacaaccagcACCTCCACCCCTTCCCTCCCTGGCTCctcacccagcagcagcagcttgaccTCCCGGGCCGCCTTCTCCCCGTCGTCCCGCAGGTTCCTGTCGATCATCTTGCTGCGCTCCACCGCCGCCTTGTCCTCGGTGCTCAGCGTGCAGCCCATCCTCGACACCGTCCGATTCCAGGTGGTGagaattaaaacacaaacacacggacgCGCGGTGGTTAAACCGACATCTGCGTGAAACGGGTTCGAAATCTGCCTTCACCCGCTCACACGCCCTGTttgtcaggaggaggagaaaaaataaaaaaaatagaaaaaggggAAGCGATGcgacttttatttttctttaaaaaaaatttttttaaatgataagtGTGCGTCGTTTCGTCCTCCAGATAGAaaatgtcgtttttttttttatattaataaaaaaaggcgTAAAATCCTCGTTAGGTCCGAGTGTGTCTCCGCGGCGATGTGTCTCTCTCGCGCCCGTTCGCCTCCATTCGCTGCGGCGGTGACTGCTGCTTGTGCCCGGGCGGCTGCGGCTGGAGGAGAAACTGAGGTCCGCGGGGCACGCACTTCCGGAGCCatccttcaaaacaaaagctgccACTTCCTCAAACCCAATATTTAACAGTCAACACGTCTGTGACTCTAGAGTCCTCAGCGCTCGTCAACATTATCAAATcaattctattttatttgaacaatttgaatttgtatggcccatattcacaaatcacagtttgcgTCCTCCCTCATTATctagtgaagtgtttgagtccacaaaaccccatttggagtttcagggctaaacagtgttgcagccaactCCAGTATAATTGAAGTAAATGATGACCACTTGTTCAAACGTATAgaaaccacattaaaaaaacattcaaatgccTCCATACAGCTCCTGGGGCGTCGTCAAAGTGTCCataagccctgacattcaaattctcgcgatttacaccaagttttaaGTCTTGATGTCCTCTGTGATGAGATGCGTTCACTCGTGGATAAACATTCGACTAAAATGCTGGATGCTACACTTCCCATAATGCAGCTGAAGAGGGCCTTTCCTTGGATCCATCCTTCACATTTAACACCTGtgtctgtatttaaagatggacgacacgacagCGCctcgaaagtgaagccaaatcctctcgattgccccctggtggctggctgcagtacaggtaaTAAACCCGGCCTCCCTCGTCTTAGCGAGTGAGACATGGTCCAAACTCAAAAGTCAAACTACACGTCAAATAAATGTTCTCAAAGACGGCTTCTAACTTCTTACGTATCATGATGTCATGATTGACTGACTCACGATTTGGTCGAGCACGTGAATCTGTCTTGTCAAATCAAACATGAAGCTTAGCTTTAATTTGGTGTGTGTTGCAAGTAttctgatgcttttattttgaaggtagAC contains the following coding sequences:
- the gnai1 gene encoding guanine nucleotide-binding protein G(i) subunit alpha-1, with protein sequence MGCTLSTEDKAAVERSKMIDRNLRDDGEKAAREVKLLLLGAGESGKSTIVKQMKIIHEAGYSEEECKQYKAVVYSNTIQSIIAIIRAMGRLKIDFGDAARADDARQLFVLAGSAEEGFMTAELAGVIKRLWKDGGVQACFSRSREYQLNDSAAYYLNDLDRISQATYIPTQQDVLRTRVKTTGIVETHFTFKDLHFKMFDVGGQRSERKKWIHCFEGVTAIIFCVALSDYDLVLAEDEEMNRMHESMKLFDSICNNKWFTDTSIILFLNKKDLFEEKIKKSPLTICYPEYAGSNTYEEAAAYIQCQFEDLNKRKDTKEIYTHFTCATDTKNVQFVFDAVTDVIIKNNLKDCGLF